A single region of the Sulfitobacter sp. D7 genome encodes:
- a CDS encoding aldehyde dehydrogenase family protein, producing the protein MTLTIDPHQIAQDLYHGQFCPMFIDGKDVPALSGEVLNVVDPASGRALATVPRGGAEDVDAAVAAARRAFEGEWSKFTPYDRQEVLLRIADVMERDWEKLCVSDTADMGLPLARTMGNKRRVIGMLRFYAGQAVALHGDVIENSVSQSMFSFTTREPVGVVGAIIPWNAPTAASIWKIAPALATGCTVVLKPSEDAPLTPLMIAKLMQEAGVPDGVVNVVTGTGREAGARLAEHEDVNKVVFTGSTATGKTIARAGVENLKRITLELGGKSPLIICKDADIDKAVPVAAMAVYAHSGQICIAGSRLFVAREIQDEFIEKLAAFARGLKIGHGLDEGTDLGPLINRVQAEKVEGYIAAGKAEGARLVTGGARPEGADYEGGNFLEPVIFADVTDDMTIAREEIFGPVISVLPFDTMEEVIARANATPYGLAAGIFTRDLSTAHRTVKRLKAGSVWVNMYHAIDPAVPFGGLKMSGYGKEGGVEHLQAYLDTKAVWIQTE; encoded by the coding sequence ATGACTTTGACCATCGACCCCCACCAGATTGCCCAAGACCTCTATCACGGGCAGTTCTGTCCGATGTTCATCGACGGCAAGGATGTGCCCGCGCTTTCCGGTGAGGTGCTGAATGTGGTCGATCCCGCTTCGGGCCGGGCGCTGGCGACGGTGCCGCGTGGCGGGGCCGAAGATGTCGATGCCGCCGTCGCCGCCGCGCGCCGGGCCTTTGAGGGGGAGTGGTCGAAATTCACGCCCTATGACCGGCAAGAGGTGCTTTTGCGCATTGCCGATGTGATGGAGCGCGATTGGGAAAAGCTCTGTGTGTCGGACACAGCCGACATGGGTCTGCCGCTGGCGCGGACCATGGGCAACAAACGCCGGGTGATCGGGATGCTGCGGTTCTATGCGGGGCAGGCGGTCGCGTTGCACGGCGATGTGATCGAGAACTCGGTCTCGCAATCGATGTTCTCTTTTACAACGCGCGAGCCGGTCGGCGTGGTGGGGGCGATTATCCCTTGGAACGCCCCGACCGCTGCCTCGATCTGGAAAATCGCGCCTGCCTTGGCGACGGGCTGCACCGTGGTATTGAAGCCCTCCGAAGACGCGCCGCTGACGCCCTTGATGATCGCGAAGTTGATGCAAGAGGCAGGCGTGCCCGATGGGGTGGTCAACGTGGTGACCGGCACGGGCCGCGAAGCAGGCGCGCGTTTGGCCGAACATGAGGACGTGAACAAAGTGGTCTTCACCGGCTCGACCGCCACGGGCAAGACCATCGCCCGCGCTGGCGTTGAGAACCTCAAGCGGATCACGTTGGAGTTGGGCGGGAAATCTCCGCTGATCATCTGCAAGGATGCTGACATCGACAAGGCGGTGCCTGTCGCGGCGATGGCGGTCTACGCGCATTCGGGGCAAATCTGCATCGCAGGCTCGCGGCTGTTCGTGGCGCGCGAAATTCAGGATGAGTTCATCGAGAAACTGGCCGCTTTCGCGCGGGGGCTGAAGATCGGGCATGGCTTGGATGAGGGCACGGACCTCGGCCCGCTGATCAACCGTGTGCAGGCCGAAAAGGTCGAGGGCTATATCGCTGCGGGCAAAGCCGAAGGCGCGCGGCTGGTCACCGGCGGGGCGCGGCCCGAGGGCGCGGACTATGAAGGCGGCAACTTTCTTGAGCCGGTGATCTTTGCCGATGTGACCGACGACATGACCATCGCGCGGGAAGAGATTTTCGGGCCCGTGATCTCTGTCCTGCCCTTCGACACGATGGAAGAGGTGATCGCGCGCGCCAATGCCACGCCCTATGGGCTGGCGGCGGGCATCTTTACCCGTGATCTAAGCACGGCGCACCGCACGGTGAAACGGCTGAAAGCGGGCTCGGTTTGGGTAAACATGTACCACGCAATCGACCCGGCGGTGCCGTTCGGCGGGCTCAAGATGTCGGGCTATGGCAAGGAAGGCGGCGTGGAGCACCTGCAGGCGTATTTGGATACCAAGGCGGTTTGGATTCAGACCGAGTAG
- a CDS encoding TRAP transporter substrate-binding protein, with the protein MFKITKPTAIIATLAALTGGALSAQTEVKIGYALAPDSHYGVAAQKWQEVVEAETDGKFSFRHFPSSGLGGEREVVEGLQLGTVEATIVSTGTLSNFVPATGVTDIPFLFRSLDHARRVLDGPIGQDILAEFDGAGMVALAWGEQGFRHITNNRNAIETPEDIAGMKLRTMENPVHLDAFNAAGAAPTPMAWPEVISSLQQGTIDGQENPLSVIVSVKLDEVQKYLTLSGHVYSPAMLLVSKPFWEGLSDEDKAAFEKGATEAVAAMRGFVDDVEQSGVETLKERGMEVNELTEEQKATFRASIESAYEGYYETYGKELIDQIAATE; encoded by the coding sequence ATGTTCAAAATCACCAAGCCCACGGCAATTATCGCCACTTTGGCCGCGCTCACCGGAGGAGCACTGAGCGCCCAGACCGAAGTCAAGATCGGCTACGCCCTCGCCCCCGACAGCCACTACGGCGTCGCGGCGCAGAAGTGGCAGGAAGTCGTCGAAGCCGAGACCGACGGCAAGTTCAGCTTCCGCCATTTCCCCTCTTCCGGCTTGGGCGGTGAGCGTGAAGTGGTCGAGGGTCTGCAGCTTGGCACCGTAGAGGCGACCATCGTCTCCACCGGCACGCTGAGCAACTTCGTCCCCGCCACCGGTGTGACCGACATTCCCTTCCTGTTCCGCAGCCTTGATCACGCCCGCCGCGTGCTCGACGGCCCCATCGGCCAAGACATTCTGGCCGAGTTTGACGGCGCGGGCATGGTGGCCTTGGCTTGGGGTGAGCAGGGTTTCCGCCACATCACCAACAACCGCAACGCGATCGAGACCCCAGAAGACATTGCGGGCATGAAACTGCGCACCATGGAAAACCCGGTGCACCTTGATGCCTTCAACGCCGCCGGTGCTGCCCCCACCCCGATGGCATGGCCCGAGGTCATCAGCTCGCTGCAGCAAGGCACCATCGACGGGCAGGAAAACCCGCTGTCGGTGATCGTGTCGGTGAAGCTTGACGAAGTGCAGAAGTATCTGACGCTGTCGGGCCACGTCTATTCGCCCGCCATGCTGCTGGTCTCCAAACCCTTCTGGGAAGGTCTGTCTGACGAAGACAAGGCCGCTTTTGAGAAGGGCGCGACCGAGGCTGTGGCTGCCATGCGCGGCTTCGTCGATGATGTCGAGCAAAGCGGCGTCGAAACGCTGAAAGAGCGCGGCATGGAAGTCAACGAGCTGACCGAAGAGCAAAAAGCCACTTTCCGCGCCTCGATTGAGAGCGCCTATGAAGGCTACTATGAGACCTACGGCAAAGAGTTGATCGACCAGATCGCCGCGACCGAGTAA
- a CDS encoding TRAP transporter large permease yields MAEILFISLFVLMVLGLPVAFAMAISVFAAIGLGSSYPQIVVVKEMFSGLDSFPLLAVPFFILAAEIMTGGAITHTLLRFAAQFVGHLRGGLGYANVISSTMFAGISGSALADAAGPGAMMIRMMEKGGYDRSYAGALTISSAVVGPIIPPSIVMIIYALQDQEVSVGSLFMAGVIPGLLLACGSLAANGWVSWKRDYRSADARPERAQMWRNTFMALPALGLIVLIVGGIRGGIFTPTEASVIAVFYALFCGFFVYRALRLRDLPGLILRAALISSAVLLILGAARAFAWVLVIEGVPQFLAETIISWELSPILFLLAVNVLLLLFGLFMDPLPGVMILVPILAPISHALGIAPDHFAIVVIVNLTLGLTTPPVGSLIFVVSSAVNLRPAALIREMPPFFLANFVVLMLLTFVPAISTWLPKVSGF; encoded by the coding sequence ATGGCTGAGATCCTCTTTATCTCGCTTTTCGTGCTGATGGTGCTGGGCCTGCCCGTTGCCTTTGCCATGGCCATTTCGGTTTTTGCGGCAATTGGCTTGGGCAGTTCCTATCCGCAGATCGTCGTTGTCAAAGAGATGTTTTCCGGCCTCGACAGCTTCCCGCTTTTGGCTGTGCCCTTCTTCATCCTCGCCGCCGAGATCATGACCGGCGGCGCGATCACGCACACACTTTTGCGCTTTGCGGCACAATTCGTGGGCCACCTGCGGGGCGGCTTGGGCTATGCCAATGTGATCTCCTCCACCATGTTCGCGGGCATTTCCGGCTCGGCCTTGGCCGATGCGGCGGGGCCGGGGGCGATGATGATCCGCATGATGGAAAAAGGCGGCTATGACCGCTCCTACGCCGGGGCGCTGACGATTTCCTCGGCGGTGGTAGGGCCGATCATTCCACCGTCGATCGTGATGATCATCTATGCGCTGCAGGATCAGGAAGTCTCGGTCGGGTCGCTGTTTATGGCCGGTGTCATTCCGGGGCTTTTGCTGGCCTGTGGCAGTCTTGCCGCCAACGGGTGGGTCAGTTGGAAACGCGACTATCGCAGCGCAGATGCGCGCCCCGAGCGGGCGCAGATGTGGCGCAATACCTTTATGGCGCTGCCAGCACTTGGGCTAATCGTGTTGATTGTCGGCGGCATCCGGGGCGGTATTTTCACGCCCACAGAAGCCTCGGTCATCGCGGTGTTCTATGCCCTCTTCTGCGGTTTTTTCGTCTACCGCGCGCTGCGCTTGCGTGACCTGCCGGGGCTGATCCTGCGCGCCGCGCTGATTTCGTCCGCCGTTTTGTTGATCCTTGGCGCGGCGCGGGCCTTTGCATGGGTTCTGGTGATCGAAGGCGTGCCGCAGTTTCTGGCCGAGACGATCATTTCATGGGAGTTGTCGCCGATCCTGTTTCTCTTGGCGGTCAACGTGTTGCTGCTGCTCTTTGGCCTGTTTATGGACCCGCTGCCGGGCGTGATGATCTTGGTGCCGATCTTGGCGCCGATCAGCCATGCGCTTGGCATCGCGCCGGACCATTTTGCGATTGTGGTGATCGTGAACCTGACGCTCGGCCTGACGACGCCGCCGGTGGGGAGCCTGATTTTCGTGGTGTCTTCGGCGGTGAACCTGCGCCCTGCGGCGCTGATCCGTGAGATGCCGCCGTTCTTTCTGGCGAATTTTGTCGTGTTGATGCTGCTGACCTTTGTGCCGGCGATTTCGACATGGCTGCCGAAGGTCAGCGGTTTTTAA
- a CDS encoding TRAP transporter small permease has protein sequence MRRLEQLFVRVNAAVVIACLTGMVLVVGANVALRFSTNHSLSWSDESARYLMIWMAFLGAGLALRQGGHVAITNLHDVMSTRMQRILRAVIVAVLLFFFAFMVKVGWDYMQRAQYQMTPAMRLSFRYVYAAMPVGFTLLIVHLLLIARPFIMAGHYHQSDGQTENMPGAANG, from the coding sequence ATGCGCAGATTGGAACAGCTATTCGTCAGGGTGAACGCCGCGGTGGTGATCGCCTGCCTGACGGGGATGGTCTTGGTCGTGGGGGCCAATGTCGCTTTGCGGTTCAGCACCAACCATTCGCTGTCATGGTCCGATGAATCCGCCCGTTACCTGATGATCTGGATGGCCTTTCTGGGGGCTGGATTGGCCCTGCGCCAAGGCGGCCATGTCGCGATTACCAATCTGCATGACGTGATGAGCACCCGGATGCAACGCATTTTGCGCGCGGTCATCGTGGCGGTGCTGCTGTTCTTTTTCGCCTTTATGGTTAAAGTCGGCTGGGATTATATGCAGCGCGCGCAGTACCAGATGACCCCCGCAATGCGCCTGTCGTTCCGCTATGTTTATGCTGCCATGCCCGTTGGGTTCACGCTGTTGATCGTGCATTTGCTGCTGATCGCGCGGCCTTTCATAATGGCGGGCCACTACCATCAGTCCGATGGCCAAACCGAAAACATGCCGGGAGCCGCCAATGGCTGA
- a CDS encoding NAD(P)-dependent oxidoreductase yields the protein MKIGMIGVGLMGHGIARNVMRRGGFALGYFGHPGNQPTDELDGLGATAFDSLSDLAAASDVIILCVTGSPQVEGILTGAGGVIAGLKPGAVVVDCSTSLPASTVKMAEAVKAAGGEFVDAPMTRTAQFAHEGKLNLLVGGDAAVVEKVSPVLASFTDEVKHVGEVSAGHRLKLLHNYVSVGFMSLLAEAAAQSADAGIDPQSFVDVLAGGGGASVALDRLAPFIVSGDREALPFAISNALKDFDYYRQMSAQAGAQVEIADGVYSALSKVVEKGAGDAYVPELVQHFRKG from the coding sequence ATGAAAATCGGTATGATCGGTGTCGGCCTGATGGGCCACGGTATTGCGCGCAACGTGATGCGGCGCGGAGGTTTTGCGCTTGGCTATTTTGGCCACCCCGGCAACCAGCCGACCGATGAGCTGGACGGGCTGGGGGCCACGGCCTTTGACAGTCTTAGCGATCTGGCCGCCGCGTCGGATGTGATTATTCTCTGCGTGACCGGCTCCCCGCAGGTCGAAGGAATTCTGACCGGGGCGGGCGGCGTGATTGCCGGACTGAAGCCCGGTGCGGTTGTGGTCGATTGCTCTACCTCTCTGCCCGCCTCGACGGTAAAGATGGCCGAGGCGGTCAAAGCGGCGGGGGGCGAATTCGTTGACGCGCCAATGACCCGCACCGCGCAATTCGCCCATGAGGGGAAGTTGAACCTGCTGGTCGGGGGGGACGCGGCGGTTGTTGAAAAGGTCTCTCCCGTCCTCGCCTCCTTCACCGACGAGGTCAAACATGTGGGCGAGGTCAGCGCAGGCCACCGTTTGAAATTGCTGCACAACTACGTCTCTGTTGGCTTTATGTCGCTGCTCGCCGAAGCCGCCGCGCAATCAGCTGATGCGGGCATTGATCCGCAGAGCTTTGTCGATGTCTTGGCGGGTGGCGGCGGCGCCAGTGTCGCGCTTGATCGGCTGGCTCCCTTCATCGTCAGCGGCGACCGCGAGGCGCTGCCCTTTGCGATCAGCAATGCGCTGAAGGATTTCGACTATTACCGCCAGATGTCCGCGCAAGCAGGTGCGCAGGTTGAGATTGCCGACGGGGTTTACAGCGCCTTGTCTAAGGTCGTCGAAAAGGGCGCGGGCGATGCCTATGTGCCAGAGTTGGTGCAGCATTTCCGCAAGGGTTAA
- a CDS encoding FadR/GntR family transcriptional regulator, producing MTQPPQTAPSEDELAERLRGAIRQGDILNDGRMPPERALAEHFGVSRARLRLALGLLQEDGTIYRRHGQGTFATPPPATNADSLRHLARQVTPSDVMEVRLEVEPALAALAADRARPQEIERLDQLMRATLNLSDPDAYEAADDMFHYKIAEMARNPLFLTVYESIRAVRREVAWTSRRRTYHAPETLQILGEQHMTLNDAIARRDTLGAAAAMEQHLLTVSKTLLRDRVRKIELDL from the coding sequence ATGACTCAGCCCCCCCAGACCGCCCCAAGTGAAGATGAATTGGCCGAGCGGCTGCGCGGAGCGATCCGGCAAGGGGATATCCTGAACGATGGGCGGATGCCGCCCGAACGGGCATTGGCCGAGCATTTCGGCGTGAGCCGCGCGCGGCTGCGGCTGGCGCTTGGCCTGCTGCAAGAGGATGGTACGATCTACCGCCGCCACGGCCAAGGCACCTTTGCCACGCCGCCGCCCGCCACCAATGCCGACAGCCTGCGCCACCTCGCCCGGCAGGTCACGCCAAGCGATGTCATGGAAGTCCGGCTTGAGGTCGAGCCCGCGCTGGCCGCCCTCGCCGCAGACCGCGCCCGCCCGCAAGAGATCGAGCGGCTGGACCAGTTGATGCGCGCCACGCTGAACCTCAGTGATCCCGACGCCTATGAGGCAGCGGATGACATGTTCCACTACAAGATCGCCGAGATGGCCCGGAACCCGCTGTTCCTCACGGTCTACGAATCCATCCGCGCGGTGCGCCGCGAAGTGGCTTGGACCTCGCGCCGCCGCACCTATCACGCGCCTGAGACATTGCAGATACTTGGCGAACAACACATGACCCTGAACGACGCCATCGCCCGGCGCGATACGCTCGGTGCGGCCGCGGCGATGGAACAGCATTTGCTGACCGTATCCAAAACCCTGCTCCGTGACCGGGTGCGCAAGATCGAGCTCGATCTCTAG
- a CDS encoding SDR family NAD(P)-dependent oxidoreductase, whose product MTEPLMPPQKKNPQKRSTVPTLPPAQRSRATLGLAIAAGRGQFALQHCADCGAVQYPPRDACGKCLSVALEWRETEPAGEVLAETTIRVSPDPYFRERLPWRIGTVQLAAGPVAVCHLHGDVGRGDHVRLALKLDRAGQGVMVALPREESEFMQDDPMLRAMSSDPKHRRVLITDARSPLVLPLTQALLKAGAAQVFLGEPEHWRRWEGRAGFEGMENVSLMPLDVTDTASVSRLAAEIGGKVDILINTAQFIRPGGVLGNDTIFAREGMETNVLGLMRLAQGFGPAMASRTADGVNSAVAWVNILSAGALAPEAGFGGFDASQAAARSLSQTLRAEFAGSGLRVMNVYTGPVDDEWHQPLPPPKVTPRALARTVVTGLIDGLEELACGDVAKDALARWLEDPALMEREMRGSGA is encoded by the coding sequence ATGACCGAACCATTGATGCCGCCCCAAAAGAAGAACCCGCAAAAGCGCAGCACGGTGCCGACCCTGCCGCCTGCCCAACGCTCGCGCGCGACGCTTGGGCTGGCGATTGCCGCAGGGCGCGGGCAGTTCGCCCTGCAGCACTGCGCGGATTGCGGCGCGGTGCAATATCCACCGCGTGATGCCTGCGGCAAATGCCTGTCGGTGGCGCTTGAGTGGCGCGAGACTGAACCGGCGGGCGAGGTGCTGGCCGAAACGACGATCCGGGTCTCGCCCGACCCTTACTTCCGCGAACGTCTGCCATGGCGCATTGGCACGGTCCAACTCGCCGCCGGACCGGTTGCGGTGTGCCATCTGCACGGCGATGTCGGGCGCGGCGATCACGTCCGTCTGGCGCTCAAATTGGACCGGGCAGGGCAGGGGGTCATGGTGGCCCTGCCGCGAGAGGAAAGCGAATTTATGCAAGACGATCCAATGCTGCGCGCAATGTCGAGCGACCCGAAACACCGGCGGGTGCTGATCACCGATGCCCGCTCCCCCTTGGTCTTGCCGCTGACCCAAGCGCTTTTGAAGGCTGGTGCGGCGCAGGTCTTTCTGGGTGAGCCGGAACATTGGCGGCGGTGGGAAGGGCGCGCGGGGTTCGAGGGGATGGAGAACGTCAGCCTCATGCCGCTTGATGTGACCGACACCGCCTCGGTCTCGCGCCTTGCGGCAGAGATCGGCGGCAAGGTCGATATCCTCATCAACACGGCACAGTTCATCCGCCCCGGCGGGGTGCTGGGCAATGATACGATCTTTGCCCGCGAGGGGATGGAGACCAATGTGCTGGGCCTGATGCGACTGGCGCAGGGCTTTGGCCCGGCGATGGCGTCGCGCACGGCGGATGGTGTGAATTCGGCAGTGGCGTGGGTGAACATCCTGTCGGCGGGAGCCTTGGCGCCCGAGGCAGGGTTTGGCGGCTTCGATGCCTCGCAGGCAGCGGCGCGGTCGCTCAGCCAGACGCTGCGGGCGGAATTTGCCGGGTCCGGGCTGCGGGTGATGAATGTCTACACCGGCCCGGTAGACGATGAATGGCACCAACCCCTGCCACCGCCCAAAGTCACCCCCCGCGCGCTGGCGCGGACGGTGGTGACTGGCCTGATTGATGGCCTCGAAGAGCTCGCCTGCGGGGATGTGGCCAAGGATGCTCTGGCCCGTTGGCTGGAGGATCCGGCATTGATGGAACGTGAGATGCGGGGGAGCGGCGCATGA
- a CDS encoding cyclase family protein translates to MSDAITALADALASGAARVVDLTHRLDPDFPVIVLPPEFGQCARFRMEEVSAYDHRGPAWKWHNLTLNEHTGTHFDAPIHWVSGKDVTNGAVDEIPAEAFIGPVVVIDCSEGAGQDDDFELTPEIIHDWEAKHGAIPADVWVLMRTDWSKRSGADYLNMHEDGAHSPGPTPAAIALLLERGIRGFGTETVGTDAGQGMHYDPPFPAHYLLHGAGKYGLQCLCNLDQLPPTGAMLIAPPLKIKGGTGSPLRVLALIPGARP, encoded by the coding sequence ATGAGCGATGCAATCACAGCACTGGCCGATGCGCTGGCAAGCGGCGCGGCCCGGGTCGTCGATCTGACGCACCGGCTTGATCCCGATTTCCCCGTCATCGTGCTGCCGCCCGAGTTCGGCCAATGCGCGCGGTTCCGGATGGAGGAGGTCTCGGCCTATGATCATCGCGGCCCGGCGTGGAAGTGGCATAACCTCACCCTCAATGAGCACACTGGCACCCATTTCGACGCGCCGATTCACTGGGTCTCGGGCAAAGACGTGACAAACGGCGCGGTGGATGAAATCCCGGCAGAGGCCTTCATCGGCCCGGTCGTTGTGATCGACTGCTCCGAGGGGGCAGGGCAGGACGATGACTTTGAACTGACCCCCGAAATCATCCACGATTGGGAAGCCAAACACGGCGCGATCCCGGCAGACGTTTGGGTGTTGATGCGCACCGATTGGTCAAAGCGCAGCGGCGCGGATTACCTCAACATGCACGAGGACGGCGCCCATTCGCCCGGTCCCACACCCGCCGCGATTGCCCTTCTGTTGGAGCGCGGCATTCGTGGCTTTGGCACCGAAACCGTCGGCACCGACGCGGGGCAGGGGATGCACTACGATCCGCCCTTTCCGGCGCATTACCTGCTGCATGGAGCGGGCAAATACGGGCTGCAATGTCTGTGCAACCTCGACCAACTGCCGCCCACCGGGGCCATGCTGATCGCACCGCCGCTCAAGATTAAAGGCGGGACCGGCAGCCCCTTGCGGGTGCTGGCGCTGATACCGGGAGCGAGACCATGA
- a CDS encoding SDR family NAD(P)-dependent oxidoreductase: MSNYTAVITGGSKGIGADLAQRLLERGYRVISIARGKPEWEAEGCEHIEADLLDPASVAAVAADIAARYDVTHLVHNAGLIWPNLIEEAKPEDISGLAQLHLGSALTLLQAFLPNMKKRGFGRVMFNASRAALGAPTRTAYSASKAGMIGMARTWALELAPHGITVNVVAPGPVQTDNFWGIIPKESEREAELAKRIPVGRLGQVEDVTNAFLFFCDPANSFVTGQTLFVCGGSSIGTLTL; the protein is encoded by the coding sequence ATGAGCAATTACACCGCCGTCATCACCGGGGGCAGCAAGGGCATCGGCGCCGATCTGGCGCAGCGGCTGCTGGAGCGCGGCTATCGGGTGATCTCAATCGCGCGGGGCAAGCCGGAATGGGAGGCGGAAGGATGTGAGCATATCGAAGCCGACCTTCTCGATCCCGCCTCCGTCGCTGCCGTCGCCGCTGATATCGCGGCGCGCTATGACGTGACCCATCTGGTGCATAACGCCGGGTTGATCTGGCCCAATCTGATTGAAGAGGCCAAGCCCGAAGACATCTCCGGACTGGCGCAACTGCACCTCGGCTCGGCCCTGACGCTTCTACAAGCCTTCCTGCCCAACATGAAAAAACGCGGCTTTGGCCGGGTGATGTTCAACGCCTCGCGCGCGGCCTTGGGCGCCCCGACGCGCACCGCTTATTCGGCGTCGAAAGCGGGGATGATCGGCATGGCGCGCACATGGGCGCTGGAGCTTGCACCGCATGGGATCACCGTCAACGTCGTGGCCCCCGGCCCAGTGCAGACCGACAATTTCTGGGGCATCATCCCGAAAGAAAGCGAACGCGAAGCAGAGCTTGCCAAACGCATCCCGGTGGGCCGGTTGGGGCAAGTCGAGGACGTGACCAACGCATTTCTCTTCTTCTGCGATCCAGCCAATAGTTTCGTCACCGGCCAGACGCTTTTCGTCTGTGGCGGGTCGAGCATCGGGACGCTGACGCTCTGA